Proteins from a single region of Syngnathus typhle isolate RoL2023-S1 ecotype Sweden linkage group LG10, RoL_Styp_1.0, whole genome shotgun sequence:
- the LOC133161124 gene encoding neurexophilin 1 — MPTTWCCWALLLSVISLVLGADSRSANGQKSKMKSYWSASSKAAQTLSVSRFMARTLDGKDNFTPVDLDFHMEEDLDSDSKQWTWLSNYSASSASGGRSRAKRRPIVKTGKFKKMFGWGDFHSNIKTVKLNLLITGKIVDHGNGTFSVYFRHNSTGQGNVSVGLVPPSKAVEFHVQHHQQQELRVQQQTAVESKENKLFNCRVEYEKVERGTRNSLCAHDPSQSCPQDQTQSHVSWLCSKPFKVICIFITFHSTDYKLVQKVCPDYNYHSDTPYTPTG, encoded by the exons ATGCCGACCACATGGTGCTGCTGGGCTCTGCTGCTGTCAGTCATCTCTCTG GTGCTCGGAGCGGACTCGAGATCAGCAAACGGCCAAAAGTCCAAAATGAAGTCCTACTGGTCCGCTAGTAGCAAGGCAGCTCAGACTCTGTCAGTCAGCCGCTTTATGGCCCGCACGTTGGACGGCAAGGACAACTTTACCCCGGTGGACCTGGACTTCCACATGGAGGAGGATTTGGATTCGGATTCCAAGCAGTGGACCTGGCTCTCCAACTACTCGGCCTCTTCGGCCTCGGGAGGACGCTCCCGGGCCAAGAGGAGGCCCATCGTGAAGACAGGCAAGTTCAAGAAGATGTTCGGCTGGGGCGACTTCCACTCCAACATCAAGACGGTCAAGCTCAACCTGCTCATCACCGGCAAGATCGTGGACCACGGCAACG GAACCTTCAGCGTCTACTTCCGACACAACTCCACCGGGCAGGGCAACGTGTCGGTAGGGCTGGTCCCCCCCAGCAAGGCGGTGGAGTTCCACGTccagcaccaccagcagcaggagCTGCGCGTCCAGCAACAGACGGCGGTGGAGAGCAAGGAGAACAAGCTGTTCAACTGCCGCGTGGAATACGAGAAGGTGGAACGCGGCACCCGAAACTCGCTGTGCGCCCACGACCCGTCGCAGAGTTGCCCTCAGGACCAGACCCAGAGTCACGTCTCCTGGCTGTGCTCCAAACCTTTCAAAGTCATCTGTATCTTCATCACCTTTCACAGCACCGACTACAAGCTGGTGCAGAAGGTGTGTCCCGACTACAACTACCACAGCGACACGCCCTACACGCCCACCGGTTGA
- the thsd7ab gene encoding thrombospondin, type I, domain containing 7Ab has protein sequence MGWRRDSWHLLVSLLLLLGCVFRRDLAQTDEGGKSVYFWETGPWGRCMGSDCGPGGSQSRAVWCAHVEGWTTLHTNCDQSLRPSNQRNCFRVCDWHKDLYDWRLGPWNPCVSVSSRTSGAPRPFTCSGGEEGIQTREVDCALKSDDSPAEDAICEYFETKPRLEQACLIPCPQDCIVSDYSPWTSCSKTCGTGLRNRVRSVLVPPLFGGSICPNLTEFQSCKLGPCAGPEGMYSLRVGAWTPCVLPQTRTTRQAKRRKGKGQGGAKDLETKELIQKKRTRNRLNRQESSSWDVQVGYQTRDVHCVHRNSSSVPRNLCTPREAPLIIQSCVLPRDCQVGDWSDWSPCSKTCSDSKLPGGWRERRRQVLQFPTGEGTECPAISEREPCEPQGDAVMPCAIYAWRTTEWSDCRVDLLLGQQDRRRANLTGLCGGGLQTREIYCVQANAELLKYVSDFQEKEKAGQTQRQQKPSVPPLISVSFHITAARPVENSLCGGSVPDRSQLCQLSCPVECQVSPWGAWGPCTFETCDDPSAKKGFKLRRRRITNEPTGGPSNCPHLVEALPCDQPSCYDWQLVGLERCVPVEQKPCGPGRQLARVRCIDSNGKPVDESLCSSTPPPDPVACQVPCSRDCVLSDWTPWSTCSQTCSSKTVEGKQMRTRSILAYNAGEGGAVCPNISSLQEVRNCNEHACTVYHWQTGPWGPCTEDPSSASLNATSAGAGFETCAKGLQTRKVMCVRVNVGQVPPKKCPEAPRPSTVRPCQLPCKKDCIMTPFSDWTSCPNTCDAAGNAVKTKQYRKRLVIQAPSNGGQECPEVLEEEKECQPPQTCPGFRWKSHKWRKCQLVPWFLRQDRPGAQENCGPGLQTRAVSCRQLDGTQVDVSECLQLGRSMPALTQRCQLPCQDDCQLSNWSKFSSCSADCVGVRTRKRALIGRSKKKDKCKNTQMYPLSETQYCPCDKYNAQPVGNWSDCILPEGGRAESALGLKVTGDVKECGQGYRYQAMVCYDQDGRLVETARCNSHGYIEEACIIPCPSDCKLSEWSNWSRCSKSCGSGVKVRSKWLREKPYNGGRPCPKLDHVNQAQVYEVVPCQSDCNQYVWVAEPWSVWKVSNVDLKENCGEGVQTRKVRCMLNTIDGPSEGVEDYLCDPEEMPLGARESRLPCPEDCVLNDWGPWTRCSLPCARSKGRIRTAYTLRSPSAGRMCPDTAEEEPCNLNLNCFNYFYNITDWSTCQLSPSAVCGQGIKTRMLDCVRSDGKSVDIKFCEELKLEKKWQMNISCVVECPVNCQLSEWSPWSECSQTCGLDGKMWRQRSVVQASQGDGRPCSSPMVQWKPCPVRPCYRWRYSAWSECRVESVVCGHGTRYRNLTCFVSDGSGGERDSSGQVDEELCSGLELSVDGDKQIRLKEACMLPCPGECYLMEWSDWSSCVSICVKDAGVDFGSVRVRSRAVLAQEPENLQLCPDQVWESQPCTEGECFEYKWQSSFWPNSSRPFIWCQRSDGLNVTGGCLPATPVMDDSTCNPPCFPPTSYCSEAGMCMCEEGYTEVLSTGGFLDQCAPIPVLEIPTAGDKKGDVKTSRAINPTLTTTTQPGRSGRTWYLQPYGPDGKLKIWVYGVAAGAFVLLIFIVSMVYLACKKPKRPERARQQQNNRLKPLTLAYDGDTDM, from the exons GTCCTTGGGGGAGGTGCATGGGCAGCGACTGCGGGCCGGGGGGCAGCCAGAGCCGGGCGGTTTGGTGCGCCCACGTGGAGGGCTGGACCACGCTGCACACCAACTGTGATCAGTCGCTGCGGCCATCCAACCAAAGAAACTGTTTCAGAGTGTGCGACTGGCACAAGGACTTGTACGACTGGCGTCTGGGTCCCTGGAACCCGTGCGTGTCCGTGTCCTCCAGAACCTCGGGGGCTCCGCGTCCCTTCACCTGCAGCGGGGGCGAGGAGGGGATCCAGACCCGAGAAGTGGACTGCGCCCTCAAGTCGGACGACTCCCCTGCGGAGGACGCCATTTGCGAGTACTTTGAAACCAAACCCAGACTGGAGCAAGCCTGCCTGATACCGTGTCCTCAGGACTGCATTGTTTCCGACTACTCCCCATGGACGTCCTGCTCAAAAACCTGCGGGACGGGCCTCCGCAACCGGGTCCGAAGCGTCCTGGTCCCGCCCCTTTTCGGCGGCTCCATCTGTCCCAATCTGACCGAGTTCCAGTCTTGCAAACTGGGGCCCTGTGCAGGACCGGAGGGCATGTACAGCCTCCGGGTGGGCGCCTGGACACCCTGCGTCCTGCCTCAGACGCGGACAACCCGCCAGGCCAAGCGACGCAAGGGGAAAGGGCAGGGAGGAGCCAAAGACCTCGAAACAAAGGAGCTGATCCAGAAGAAACGCACCAGGAACCGCTTGAACCGGCAGGAGAGTTCCTCCTGGGACGTACAGGTGGGATACCAGACGCGAGACGTCCACTGCGTTCACAGGAACAGCAGCTCAGTTCCACGCAA CTTGTGCACGCCGAGGGAGGCGCCTCTCATCATCCAGTCGTGCGTGCTGCCCAGAGACTGCCAAGTGGGCGACTGGAGCGactggtcgccctgctccaagACCTGCTCGGACTCCAAGCTGCCCGGTGGCTGGCGAGAGCGCCGCAGACAAGTGCTGCAATTCCCCACCGGCGAAGGGACCGAGTGCCCCGCGATAAGCGAGCGCGAGCCCTGCGAGCCTCAGGGGGATGCTGTGATGCCTTGTGCCAT CTATGCCTGGAGGACCACCGAGTGGTCCGATTGCCGGGTGGACTTGCTACTGGGCCAGCAGGATCGCCGCCGCGCCAACCTGACCGGACTCTGCGGTGGGGGTCTACAGACCAGAGAGATCTACTGCGTCCAAGCCAACGCCGAGCTCCTCAAGTACGTCAGTGACTtccaagagaaagaaaaag CGGGTCAAACCCAAAGACAACAGAAGCCTAGTGTACCCCCACTCATTTCTGTCTCCTTTCACATCACAG cggCTCGTCCGGTGGAAAACAGTCTGTGCGGCGGTTCCGTTCCCGATCGCTCGCAACTGTGCCAGTTGAGCTGTCCTGTAGAATGCCAAGTGTCCCCCTGGGGTGCCTGGGGGCCGTGCACCTTCGAGACCTGCGACGACCCGTCGGCTAAAAAAG GGTTCAAACTCCGACGGCGCCGGATAACAAACGAGCCCACGGGCGGCCCCTCCAACTGCCCGCACCTGGTGGAGGCGCTGCCCTGCGACCAGCCCAGCTGCTACGATTGGCAACTGGTGGGCCTGGAGCGATGCGTTCCCGTCGAGCAGAAGCCGTGCGGGCCCGGAAGGCAGCTCGCTCGGGTCCGCTGCATCGACAGCAACG GAAAGCCGGTGGACGAGAGCCTGTGCTCGTCCACGCCGCCTCCGGATCCCGTGGCCTGCCAGGTGCCTTGCTCCAGGGACTGCGTGCTGAGCGACTGGACGCCGTGGTCCACCTGCTCGCAGACCTGCTCCAGCAAGACCGTGGAGGGAAAGCAGATGAGGACGCGCTCCATTCTGGCTTACAACGCCGGCGAAG GCGGCGCCGTGTGCCCCAACATCAGCTCGCTGCAGGAGGTCCGCAACTGCAACGAGCACGCCTGCACCGTGTACCACTGGCAAACGGGTCCATGGGGGCCCTGCACCGAGGACCCCTCGTCCGCATCCCTCAACGCCACCTCGGCGGGGGCGGGCTTTGAGACCTGCGCCAAGGGGCTCCAGACGAGAAAAgtcatgtgcgtgcgtgtcaacGTGGGGCAAGTGCCCCCCAAAAA GTGTCCGGAGGCTCCTCGGCCCAGCACGGTGCGTCCTTGTCAGCTGCCCTGCAAGAAAGATTGCATCATGACCCCTTTCAGCGATTGGACATCCTGCCCTAATACCTGTGACGCAG CTGGTAACGCCGTGAAAACCAAACAATACAGAAAGCGTCTGGTCATCCAAGCGCCTTCCAACGGAGGTCAGGAATGTCCCGAAGtgctggaggaggagaaagaatgTCAGCCGCCGCAAACGTGTCCCGGCTTCAG GTGGAAGTCCCACAAGTGGAGAAAGTGCCAGCTGGTTCCGTGGTTCCTCAGGCAGGACCGACCGGGCGCTCAGGAGAATTGCGGGCCAGGACTGCAAACGCGAG CCGTGTCGTGTCGGCAGCTAGACGGGACGCAGGTGGACGTGAGCGAGTGTCTGCAGCTGGGCCGCAGCATGCCCGCCCTGACCCAGCGCTGCCAGCTGCCCTGTCAGGACGACTGCCAGCTCAGCAACTGGTCCAAGTTCTCGTCCTGCTCGGCCGACTGCGTGGGGGTGCGCACCCGGAAGAGGGCCTTAATCG GGAGAAGCAAGAAGAAGGACAAATGCAAGAACACGCAGATGTACCCTCTGAGCGAGACGCAGTACTGCCCGTGCGACAAGTACAACGCCCAGCCGGTGGGCAACTGGTCCGACTGCATCCTACCCGAGGGCGGCCGAGCCGAAAGCGCTTTGGGTCTCAAGGTGACCGGCGACGTCAAGGAGTGCGGACAAGGCTACCGATATCAGGCCATGGTCTGCTACGACCAAGACGGACGCTTGGTGGAGACGGCGAGATGCAACAGTCACG GTTACATCGAGGAGGCGTGCATCATCCCCTGCCCGTCCGACTGCAAATTGAGCGAGTGGTCCAACTGGTCACGCTGCAGTAAGTCGTGCGGCAGCGGCGTCAAAGTGCGCTCCAAGTGGCTTCGGGAGAAACCCTACAACGGGGGAAGACCCTGTCCCAAGCTGGACCACGTCAACCAG GCTCAG GTATACGAGGTTGTGCCGTGCCAGAGTGACTGTAACCAGTACGTTTGGGTAGCCGAGCCCTGGAGTGTATGGAAGGTCAGCAACGTGGACCTGAAGGAGAACTGTGGAGAAGGCGTGCAGACCAGAAAAGTTCG GTGCATGCTCAACACCATCGACGGTCCCTCGGAGGGGGTGGAGGACTACTTGTGCGACCCCGAGGAGATGCCCTTGGGGGCTCGGGAGAGCCGGCTGCCTTGTCCTGAAGATTGCGTCCTCAACGACTGGGGTCCTTGGACCCGCTGCAGCCTG CCATGCGCCAGAAGCAAAGGTCGCATTCGTACCGCGTACACGCTACGCTCGCCCAGCGCGGGAAGAATGTGTCCCGACACTGCCGAAGAAGAACCCTGCAACCTCAACCTCAACTGCTTCAACTACTTCTACAACATCACAG ATTGGAGCACCTGTCAATTGAGTCCAAGCGCCGTGTGCGGCCAGGGAATCAAAACACGCATGCTGGACTGTGTTCGCAGTGACGGTAAATCGGTGGACATCAAATTCTGCGAGGAG TTGAAACTGGAGAAGAAGTGGCAAATGAACATCTCCTGCGTGGTGGAGTGTCCAGTCAACTGCCAGCTCTCCGAGTGGTCGCCCTGGTCTGAGTGCTCGCAGACTTGCGGTTTAGACG GCAAGATGTGGCGTCAGAGGTCTGTCGTGCAGGCCTCGCAGGGTGACGGTCGTCCGTGTTCTTCGCCGATGGTCCAGTGGAAGCCGTGTCCGGTGCGGCCGTGCTACCGATGGCGGTACAGCGCCTGGTCGGAGTGCCGTGTAGAG AGCGTGGTATGCGGTCACGGCACGCGCTACCGGAACCTCACCTGCTTCGTATCAGATGGCAGCGGTGGCGAACGGGACAGTAGCGGCCAAGTGGATGAAGAGCTATGCAGCGGTCTGGAACTTTCCGTGGACGGAGACAAGCAAATCCGACTGAAGGAGGCCTGCATGCTTCCTTGCCCTG GTGAGTGCTACCTGATGGAGTGGTCCGACTGGAGCTCCTGCGTCAGCATCTGCGTCAAAGACGCCGGCGTGGACTTCGGTTCGGTCCGGGTGCGTTCGCGAGCTGTGTTGGCTCAGGAGCCCGAGAACCTGCAGCTGTGTCCTGACCAGGTCTGGGAGTCGCAACCCTGCACAG AAGGGGAATGTTTTGAGTACAAGTGGCAGAGCAGCTTTTGGCCCAACTCCTCGCGACCGTTCATCTGGTGTCAGCGCTCTGACGGACTCAACGTCACTG GGGGCTGCCTTCCCGCAACCCCCGTGATGGACGACAGCACGTGCAACCCGCCATGCTTCCCTCCAACATCTTACTGCAGCGAG GCGGGTATGTGCATGTGCGAGGAAGGCTACACGGAGGTCCTGTCGACCGGCGGGTTCCTGGACCAGTGCGCCCCCATCCCCGTCCTGGAGATCCCCACGGCGGGAGACAAGAAGGGGGACGTCAAGACCAGCCGTGCCATCAACCCCACTCTGACTACCACCACCCAGCCGGGACGCTCGGGGCGCACCTGGTACCTGCAACCCTACGGACCAG ATGGTAAGTTGAAGATTTGGGTGTACGGCGTGGCTGCGGGAGCTTTCGTGCTGCTTATCTTCATCGTGTCTATGGTCTACCTGGCTTG CAAGAAGCCAAAGCGACCGGAGCGAGCGAGGCAGCAGCAAAACAACCGCCTCAAACCTCTGACGCTGGCCTACGACGGCGACACGGACATGTAG